A single region of the Cereibacter sphaeroides 2.4.1 genome encodes:
- the def gene encoding peptide deformylase: MAVLPILRWPDPRLSQACAPAEPGPALEALASDMLATMYHAEGRGLAAPQVGRMVRLFVMDTLWKEAPAAPQVFVNPQILWMAEARVEGPEGCLSIPGARPLVARAPEIRLRWTSLFGAEQEAHLTGIEAICAQHEIDHLDGIVTLDRLSPAARDEALREMET; encoded by the coding sequence ATGGCGGTCCTGCCGATCCTGCGCTGGCCCGACCCGCGTCTGTCGCAGGCCTGCGCGCCGGCCGAGCCCGGCCCCGCGCTCGAGGCGCTGGCCTCGGACATGCTGGCCACCATGTACCACGCGGAGGGCCGTGGCCTCGCCGCGCCACAGGTGGGCCGCATGGTCCGGCTCTTCGTGATGGACACGCTCTGGAAGGAGGCTCCGGCCGCGCCGCAGGTCTTCGTCAATCCCCAGATCCTCTGGATGGCCGAGGCGCGGGTGGAGGGCCCCGAGGGCTGCCTCTCGATCCCCGGCGCCCGCCCCCTCGTGGCCCGCGCGCCCGAGATCCGGCTGCGCTGGACAAGCCTCTTCGGTGCCGAGCAGGAGGCGCACCTGACCGGCATCGAGGCCATCTGCGCCCAGCACGAGATCGACCATCTGGACGGGATCGTGACCCTCGACCGCCTGTCGCCCGCCGCGCGCGACGAGGCCCTGCGGGAGATGGAGACATGA
- the fmt gene encoding methionyl-tRNA formyltransferase produces the protein MRLIFMGSPDFSVPVLEALHAHHEVVCVYCQPPRPAGRGKKDRPTPVQTRAEELGLPVRHPTSLRTPEAQAEFAALGAEAAVVVAYGLILPQPILDAPERGCLNIHASLLPRWRGAAPIHRAILAGDEETGICIMQMEAGLDTGPVLMCEKTHIGPEETVQDLHDRLSDMGARLILGALGALDDLVPCPQPDAGVTYAEKIAKAEAGIDWTRPATEIDRQIRGLSPFPGAWTLLNGERVKLLRCRLAEGHGAPGAVLGGLTIACGTGAVEITLAQREGKRPMEPEEFLRGFPLPEGSRAHTS, from the coding sequence ATGCGCCTGATCTTCATGGGCTCGCCCGACTTCTCCGTCCCGGTGCTCGAGGCGCTCCATGCGCATCACGAGGTGGTCTGCGTCTATTGCCAGCCGCCCCGCCCCGCGGGCCGCGGCAAGAAGGACCGCCCCACCCCGGTGCAGACCCGCGCCGAGGAGCTTGGCCTGCCGGTCCGCCATCCGACCTCGCTGCGCACGCCCGAGGCGCAGGCCGAGTTCGCGGCGCTCGGGGCCGAGGCGGCGGTGGTCGTGGCCTACGGCCTCATCCTGCCCCAGCCGATCCTCGATGCGCCCGAGCGGGGCTGCCTCAACATCCATGCCTCGCTCCTGCCGCGCTGGCGCGGGGCGGCCCCGATCCACCGGGCGATCCTCGCAGGCGATGAGGAGACCGGGATCTGCATCATGCAGATGGAGGCCGGTCTCGACACCGGCCCCGTGCTGATGTGCGAAAAGACCCATATCGGCCCCGAGGAGACGGTGCAGGATCTGCATGACCGGCTGTCCGACATGGGGGCGCGGCTGATCCTCGGCGCGCTCGGGGCGCTCGACGATCTGGTGCCCTGCCCGCAGCCCGACGCGGGCGTGACCTATGCCGAAAAGATCGCCAAGGCCGAGGCCGGGATCGACTGGACCCGCCCCGCCACCGAGATCGACCGGCAGATCCGCGGCCTCTCGCCCTTCCCCGGCGCCTGGACGCTGCTGAACGGCGAGCGGGTGAAGCTGCTGCGCTGCCGGCTGGCCGAGGGCCACGGCGCCCCCGGCGCGGTGCTGGGCGGGCTCACCATCGCCTGCGGCACCGGCGCGGTCGAGATCACGCTCGCGCAGCGCGAGGGCAAGCGGCCGATGGAGCCGGAGGAGTTCCTGAGGGGCTTCCCGCTGCCCGAGGGCAGCCGCGCCCACACGTCCTGA
- the mnmD gene encoding tRNA (5-methylaminomethyl-2-thiouridine)(34)-methyltransferase MnmD, with protein sequence MPATGQSADVASAQEPAPPGAPETAPRIAGAEGAENAPAIRASRNAAPDLDWREGAIPVSTRFDDPYFSLADGLAETRHVFLAGNRLPERFRDGFAIAELGFGTGLNMLATLIGWRAAGRPGRLSYLSFEAFPLAAPDIARALSAFPEARAVADPFLTAWEAGQRRFELDGMEVEVRIGDARDLLPRWEGRADAWFLDGFSPAKNPELWSEALMAEVGRHTAPDGTFATYTAAGHVRRALAEAGFTVTRQPGHGRKRHMTTGVLGR encoded by the coding sequence ATGCCAGCCACAGGCCAGAGCGCGGATGTCGCGTCCGCGCAGGAGCCCGCGCCACCGGGCGCCCCGGAGACGGCCCCCCGGATTGCCGGCGCAGAGGGGGCGGAAAACGCCCCTGCCATTCGCGCTTCGCGAAATGCAGCGCCCGATCTCGACTGGCGCGAAGGGGCCATCCCGGTCTCGACCCGGTTCGACGATCCCTATTTCTCGCTGGCCGACGGGCTGGCCGAGACCCGCCATGTCTTTCTGGCCGGCAACCGCCTGCCGGAGCGGTTCCGCGACGGCTTCGCCATCGCCGAGCTGGGCTTCGGCACCGGGCTCAACATGCTGGCCACGCTGATCGGCTGGCGCGCGGCGGGGCGGCCGGGGCGGCTGTCCTACCTCTCGTTCGAGGCCTTCCCGCTGGCCGCCCCCGACATCGCCCGCGCCCTCTCGGCCTTTCCCGAGGCCCGGGCGGTGGCCGACCCCTTCCTCACGGCGTGGGAGGCGGGCCAGAGGCGCTTCGAGCTCGACGGGATGGAGGTCGAGGTGCGGATCGGCGACGCGCGGGATCTCCTGCCGCGGTGGGAGGGCCGGGCCGACGCCTGGTTCCTCGACGGTTTCTCGCCCGCGAAGAACCCCGAGCTCTGGTCGGAGGCGCTGATGGCCGAGGTGGGCCGCCACACCGCCCCCGACGGCACCTTCGCCACCTATACGGCGGCGGGCCATGTGCGGCGGGCGCTGGCGGAGGCGGGCTTCACCGTCACGCGCCAGCCCGGCCACGGGCGCAAGCGACATATGACGACCGGAGTCCTCGGCAGATGA
- a CDS encoding transcriptional regulator → MARPRTLPDADVHVAICRMLAGGGERAVSFGTVSRATGLAAATLAGRFGSRDGMMLAALGHFWDGLDEATDAAATETKAPAFLKALGEAAEPQIVALSLTLPEMRPRAEAWRRSVEAALSLRLGKAEPAAMMFALWQGQRLWQAAGGRGFKLKDATRRLGSSG, encoded by the coding sequence ATGGCCCGCCCCCGCACGCTTCCCGATGCCGACGTCCATGTTGCCATCTGCCGGATGCTGGCGGGCGGCGGCGAGCGGGCCGTGTCCTTCGGCACCGTCTCGCGCGCGACGGGCCTCGCCGCGGCAACCCTCGCAGGCCGGTTCGGCAGCCGCGACGGCATGATGCTGGCCGCGCTCGGTCACTTCTGGGACGGGCTCGACGAGGCGACCGACGCCGCCGCAACCGAGACGAAGGCGCCCGCCTTCCTCAAGGCGCTCGGCGAGGCGGCCGAGCCGCAGATCGTGGCCCTCTCGCTCACCCTGCCCGAGATGCGCCCGAGGGCCGAGGCCTGGCGGCGCAGCGTCGAGGCGGCGCTGTCCCTGCGCCTCGGCAAGGCCGAGCCCGCCGCGATGATGTTCGCGCTCTGGCAGGGCCAGCGGCTCTGGCAGGCGGCAGGCGGCCGCGGCTTCAAGCTGAAGGACGCGACGCGGCGCCTCGGCTCCTCCGGCTGA
- the def gene encoding peptide deformylase, with protein sequence MIRPILIHPDPRLKKICDPVGQITDDLRRLADDMLATMYDAPGIGLAAPQVGVVRRLIVLDCNKESDGARRPVAMVNPEVVWRSEDVSTYEEGCLSLPNVFADVERPAEVKVRWTGLDGREEEEQFAGLWATCVQHEIDHLDGKLFIDYLRPLKRQMITRKMEKFKRAQASGMVQKA encoded by the coding sequence ATGATACGCCCCATCCTGATCCACCCGGACCCGCGCCTGAAGAAGATCTGCGACCCTGTCGGCCAGATCACCGACGACCTGCGCCGTCTGGCCGATGACATGCTGGCCACGATGTATGACGCGCCGGGGATCGGCCTCGCCGCGCCGCAGGTGGGGGTGGTGCGGCGGCTGATCGTGCTCGACTGCAACAAGGAGAGCGACGGTGCCCGGCGCCCGGTCGCCATGGTCAATCCCGAGGTCGTGTGGCGCTCGGAGGATGTCTCGACCTACGAGGAAGGCTGCCTCTCGCTGCCCAACGTCTTCGCCGACGTGGAGCGCCCGGCCGAGGTGAAGGTCCGCTGGACCGGCCTCGACGGCCGCGAGGAGGAGGAGCAGTTCGCCGGCCTCTGGGCCACCTGCGTGCAGCACGAGATCGACCATCTCGACGGCAAGCTCTTCATCGACTACCTGCGCCCGCTCAAGCGGCAGATGATCACGCGCAAGATGGAGAAGTTCAAGCGCGCCCAGGCTTCGGGCATGGTGCAGAAGGCCTGA
- a CDS encoding GNAT family N-acetyltransferase → MIPRKAREAEDWEAIRGLILRAFAFMEGRIDPPSSAHRLTPEAIARQAREAEVWLMGDPAVACLFLTPLPQALYLGKMAVEPALQGQGLGRVLMALAEDRARALGLPALELETRIELVENQAAFRAMGFTQVAAKAHPGFDRPTSLTFRRALGPAPARARG, encoded by the coding sequence ATGATCCCCCGCAAGGCCCGTGAGGCAGAGGACTGGGAGGCGATCCGCGGGCTGATCCTTCGCGCCTTCGCCTTCATGGAGGGGCGGATCGACCCGCCCTCCTCGGCCCACCGGCTGACGCCCGAGGCCATCGCCCGGCAGGCGCGCGAAGCCGAGGTCTGGCTGATGGGCGATCCGGCCGTGGCCTGCCTGTTCCTGACGCCCCTGCCGCAGGCGCTCTACCTCGGCAAGATGGCGGTCGAGCCCGCGCTGCAGGGGCAGGGCCTCGGGCGCGTGCTGATGGCCTTGGCCGAGGACCGGGCGCGGGCGCTGGGGCTGCCTGCGCTCGAACTCGAGACGCGGATCGAGCTGGTCGAGAATCAGGCGGCCTTCCGCGCCATGGGCTTCACGCAGGTTGCGGCCAAAGCCCATCCGGGCTTCGACCGGCCGACCTCGCTCACCTTCCGGCGCGCGCTCGGGCCCGCACCTGCTCGCGCCAGAGGGTGA
- a CDS encoding response regulator — protein MHVLIVETRAELASQWAERLRRDGITVHITHSQECAVRVLCAHRIQVVMLDLMLDEGSALAVADFAAFRQPWAKVMFLTDSAVFSDGSIFTHCQNACGYFAISTPVSDLATIVEHYVHAA, from the coding sequence ATGCACGTCCTGATCGTGGAGACCCGCGCGGAGCTTGCCAGCCAGTGGGCAGAGCGGCTGCGCAGGGACGGCATCACTGTCCACATCACCCACAGCCAGGAATGTGCGGTGCGCGTGCTCTGCGCCCACCGGATTCAGGTCGTGATGCTGGATCTGATGCTCGACGAAGGCTCCGCCCTGGCCGTGGCCGACTTCGCGGCCTTCCGGCAGCCCTGGGCCAAGGTGATGTTCCTGACCGACAGCGCCGTCTTTTCGGACGGGTCCATCTTCACCCATTGTCAGAATGCCTGCGGCTACTTTGCCATCTCGACTCCGGTCAGCGATCTTGCGACCATCGTGGAGCATTACGTTCACGCGGCCTGA
- the def gene encoding peptide deformylase, protein MIRPFVMYPDKRLKTVATPVEAVTDEIRAIWTDMIETMDAMPGYGLAAPQIGVMLRLAVVDCSENRGKAIRLANPEILHASGQFREHEEGSPNLPGASAVISRPRAVTVRFLNEAGEIEERDFVDIWATSVQHQIDHLNGRLYIDRLSPLKRKMVVAKSEKYLRRVG, encoded by the coding sequence ATGATCCGCCCCTTCGTGATGTATCCCGACAAGCGGCTGAAGACCGTGGCCACCCCCGTCGAAGCGGTGACGGACGAGATCCGCGCCATCTGGACCGACATGATCGAGACGATGGATGCGATGCCGGGCTACGGGCTGGCCGCGCCGCAGATCGGCGTGATGCTGCGCCTTGCGGTGGTGGATTGCTCGGAGAACCGCGGCAAGGCCATCCGGCTCGCCAACCCCGAGATCCTCCATGCCTCGGGGCAGTTCCGCGAGCATGAGGAGGGCAGCCCCAACCTGCCCGGCGCCAGCGCCGTCATCTCGCGGCCCCGGGCGGTCACGGTGCGCTTCCTGAATGAGGCGGGCGAGATCGAGGAGCGCGATTTCGTCGACATCTGGGCCACCTCGGTCCAGCATCAGATCGACCATCTGAACGGCAGGCTCTATATCGACCGCCTCTCGCCCCTGAAGCGCAAGATGGTGGTGGCGAAGTCCGAGAAATACCTGCGCCGGGTGGGCTGA
- a CDS encoding MalY/PatB family protein, with protein MNFDERIDRRGSHSVKWDMMETLYGVPADTGIAMWVADMEFRPPAAIQKALEGMTAHGLYGYFGDDRAYLGAIRWWMEHRHGWDVSPEWIFTVHGLVNGTALCVDAFTQPGDGVMLMTPVYHAFARVIRAAGREVVECRLAQEDGRYVMDFEAWEAQLSGRERMLILCSPHNPGGRVWSVDELRQVADFCVRHDLILVSDEIHHDLVYPGQRHTVMPLAAPEILNRLVMLTAGTKTFNIAGAHCGNVIIPNPALRASFAARMAALGISPNSFGLFMVTAGYSPEGADWVDGLMAYLDGNRTLFDSRIDAIPGLRSMKLEATYLSWVDFSGTGMSTDEIHRRVQSDAQIAANHGATFGAGGESFLRFNIAAPRAQVEEALDRIARAFSDLQ; from the coding sequence ATGAACTTCGACGAGCGCATCGACCGCCGCGGCTCCCACTCGGTGAAGTGGGACATGATGGAGACCCTCTACGGCGTGCCGGCCGACACCGGCATCGCCATGTGGGTGGCCGACATGGAGTTTCGCCCGCCGGCGGCGATCCAGAAGGCGCTCGAGGGCATGACCGCGCACGGGCTCTACGGCTATTTCGGCGACGACCGCGCCTATCTCGGCGCGATCCGCTGGTGGATGGAGCACCGGCACGGCTGGGACGTTTCTCCGGAATGGATTTTCACCGTGCATGGGCTGGTGAACGGCACCGCGCTCTGCGTCGATGCCTTCACGCAGCCGGGCGACGGGGTGATGCTCATGACGCCGGTCTACCACGCCTTCGCGCGGGTGATCCGGGCCGCCGGACGCGAGGTGGTGGAATGCCGCCTGGCCCAGGAAGACGGCCGCTATGTCATGGACTTCGAGGCTTGGGAGGCCCAGCTTTCCGGGCGCGAGCGGATGCTGATCCTCTGCTCGCCGCACAATCCGGGCGGACGGGTCTGGAGCGTGGACGAGCTGCGTCAGGTGGCCGATTTCTGCGTGCGCCACGACCTGATCCTCGTGTCGGACGAGATCCACCACGACCTCGTCTATCCGGGCCAGCGCCACACGGTGATGCCGCTCGCCGCGCCCGAGATCCTGAACCGGCTGGTGATGCTGACCGCGGGCACCAAGACCTTCAACATCGCGGGCGCCCATTGCGGCAATGTCATCATCCCCAATCCGGCGCTGCGGGCCAGCTTCGCCGCGCGGATGGCGGCGCTCGGGATCTCGCCCAACTCCTTCGGCCTCTTCATGGTGACGGCGGGCTATTCGCCCGAGGGCGCGGACTGGGTCGACGGGCTGATGGCCTATCTCGACGGCAACCGGACGCTGTTCGACTCGCGGATCGACGCGATCCCGGGCCTGCGCTCGATGAAGCTGGAAGCCACCTATCTGTCGTGGGTGGATTTTTCAGGCACCGGCATGAGCACCGACGAGATCCATCGCCGCGTGCAGTCCGACGCTCAGATCGCCGCCAACCACGGCGCCACCTTCGGCGCGGGCGGCGAGAGTTTCCTGCGGTTCAACATCGCCGCGCCGCGGGCGCAGGTGGAAGAGGCGCTCGACCGGATCGCGCGCGCCTTCTCGGATCTGCAATAG
- a CDS encoding DMT family transporter → MTEQNTRLGIGLMVLTTCIFALQDGISRHLAEHYSVLMVVMIRYWFFAAFVIAVAARQAGGLAPAIRSRFPVLQVLRGLLLAAEVCVMVVGFVKLGLVASHAVFICYPLLVAALSGPVLGETVGWRRWLAIGAGFVGILIILQPGLAVFSPWALVPLAAATLFATYALLTRYVARGDSAAVSFFWTGTVGAVAMTAVGLWHWEPMAPGDWFWMAALCCTAALGHWCLIRAYEVAEASAVQPFAYLQLPFAAMLGFFVFDERPGWNVVLGACVVVSAGLFTLWREQVRARARAGR, encoded by the coding sequence ATGACCGAACAGAATACGCGGCTGGGCATCGGGCTCATGGTGCTCACCACCTGCATCTTCGCGCTGCAGGACGGCATCTCGCGCCATCTCGCCGAGCATTACAGCGTCCTCATGGTGGTGATGATCCGCTACTGGTTCTTCGCGGCCTTCGTGATCGCGGTGGCCGCGCGGCAGGCGGGCGGCCTCGCCCCGGCGATCCGCTCGCGCTTTCCCGTCCTGCAGGTCCTGCGCGGACTTCTGCTCGCGGCCGAGGTCTGCGTCATGGTGGTGGGGTTCGTGAAGCTGGGCCTCGTGGCCAGCCACGCGGTCTTCATCTGCTATCCGCTGCTGGTGGCGGCCCTCTCGGGGCCGGTTCTGGGCGAGACGGTGGGCTGGCGGCGCTGGCTCGCCATCGGCGCGGGCTTCGTGGGCATCCTCATCATCCTGCAGCCGGGCCTTGCGGTCTTCTCGCCCTGGGCGCTGGTGCCGCTCGCGGCGGCGACGCTCTTTGCGACCTATGCGCTGCTCACGCGCTATGTGGCGCGGGGCGACTCGGCGGCCGTCAGCTTCTTCTGGACGGGCACGGTCGGCGCCGTCGCCATGACCGCCGTGGGCCTCTGGCACTGGGAGCCGATGGCGCCGGGCGACTGGTTCTGGATGGCGGCGCTCTGCTGTACGGCGGCGCTGGGGCATTGGTGCCTGATCCGCGCCTATGAGGTGGCCGAGGCGAGCGCGGTGCAGCCCTTCGCCTATCTGCAACTGCCCTTCGCGGCGATGCTCGGCTTCTTCGTCTTCGACGAGCGGCCGGGGTGGAATGTCGTCCTCGGCGCCTGCGTGGTGGTCTCGGCCGGGCTCTTCACCCTCTGGCGCGAGCAGGTGCGGGCCCGAGCGCGCGCCGGAAGGTGA
- the smc gene encoding chromosome segregation protein SMC → MRFTRLRLNGFKSFVDPTDLVIHEGLTGVVGPNGCGKSNLLEALRWVMGENRPTAMRGAGMEDVIFAGAATRPARNFAEVALVLDNADRLAPAGFNDADTIEIVRRITRDAGSAYKANTRDVRARDIQMLFADASTGAHSPALVRQGQISELINAKPKARRRILEEAAGISGLYQRRHEAELRLAATEQNLARVEDVLDQLAQQLSTLARQAKQAARYREIGEELRRAEGSLLYRRWREADVARTEALALLRERMTAAGQAEAVARKAAAARAEAEATLPPKREEEAIAGAVLQRLTVERDALAAEEDRARATIATLVSRVDQLGRDIEREAGLNRDAAETIGRLEWEREALETAHEGHEERLAEAAEAAREAGAALGEREEILSERTEDAARLSARHQSAQRMLVDSRTTLARSEAEAARARETVEAAAEAQERAAETWEEAAAAQEEAQERAEAAEEALVQADEARAEAQSREAEARAQRSAAEGEANALRAEVAALARLVDREAQAGSQLLDRIQVEPGFEAALGAALSDDLRAPEVAADAPSGWAALPDYDETAPLPAGAEPLAPHVGVPEVLRRRIGQIGLVGREAGAALQPLLQPGQRLVSLAGDLWRWDGFRAGAEDAPSAAALRLKQLNRLVALKRDLEEVAARAEGARQAHEALQARLAQLTRADQEAREARRAADARVTEASRAAARAEADRSISGGKLESARLAVKRYEDEAMEARARLREAEGVASALPDLEAARAGLEDLKMAVEAARIAMMSRRSLHDELRREGEARVKRRQEVTKDLSGWKHRLETAEKRSAELAERKAETEEALREAAEAPEEIAARREELAEAIEAAEERRARASDALASAEAALRAAQEAEREAERQAGESREARARAEARADAATEALQLAAERIREETERTPQQLLEALAVDPERIPTVEALETDVGRLKRQREALGAVNLRAEEDAQAVQTEHDTLKAEKTDLEEAVKKLRAGIQGLNREGRERLLTAFEQVNASFGTLFTHLFGGGEARLVMVESDDPLEAGLEIMCQPPGKKLSTLSLLSGGEQTLTALALIFAVFLANPAPICVLDEVDAPLDDANVTRFCDLLDEMTRRTETRFLIITHHAVTMARMDRLFGVTMAEQGVSQLVSVDLKRAEALVA, encoded by the coding sequence TTGCGGTTCACCCGCCTCAGACTGAACGGCTTCAAGAGCTTCGTGGACCCCACCGATCTGGTGATCCACGAGGGGCTGACGGGTGTCGTGGGGCCGAACGGCTGCGGCAAGTCGAACCTGCTCGAGGCGCTGCGCTGGGTGATGGGCGAGAACCGGCCCACCGCCATGCGCGGGGCGGGGATGGAGGATGTGATCTTCGCCGGGGCGGCCACGCGGCCCGCGCGCAACTTCGCCGAGGTGGCGCTCGTCCTCGACAATGCCGACCGGCTGGCGCCCGCGGGCTTCAACGATGCCGACACGATCGAGATCGTGCGCCGGATCACCCGGGACGCGGGCTCGGCCTACAAGGCCAACACCAGGGATGTGCGGGCGCGCGACATCCAGATGCTGTTCGCCGATGCCTCGACGGGGGCCCATTCGCCCGCGCTGGTGCGGCAGGGGCAGATTTCCGAGCTCATCAACGCCAAGCCCAAGGCGCGGCGGCGGATCCTCGAAGAGGCCGCGGGCATCTCGGGCCTCTACCAGCGCCGGCACGAGGCCGAGCTGCGGCTGGCGGCCACCGAGCAGAACCTCGCGCGGGTCGAGGATGTGCTCGACCAGCTGGCGCAGCAGCTTTCCACGCTGGCGCGGCAGGCCAAACAGGCGGCCCGCTACCGCGAGATCGGCGAGGAGCTGCGGCGGGCCGAGGGGTCGCTCCTCTATCGCCGCTGGCGCGAGGCGGATGTCGCGCGGACCGAGGCGCTCGCGCTCCTGCGCGAGCGGATGACGGCGGCGGGGCAGGCCGAGGCCGTGGCGCGCAAGGCCGCCGCTGCCCGTGCCGAGGCCGAGGCGACGCTGCCGCCGAAGCGCGAGGAGGAGGCCATCGCCGGCGCCGTGCTGCAACGGCTGACGGTCGAGCGCGACGCGCTGGCCGCCGAGGAGGATCGCGCGCGGGCCACCATCGCCACGCTCGTGTCGCGGGTGGACCAGCTCGGCCGCGACATCGAGCGCGAGGCAGGGCTCAACCGCGATGCGGCCGAGACCATCGGGCGGCTGGAATGGGAGCGCGAGGCGCTCGAGACCGCGCACGAGGGCCACGAGGAGCGGCTGGCCGAGGCGGCCGAGGCGGCGCGCGAGGCGGGGGCGGCGCTCGGCGAGCGCGAGGAGATCCTGTCCGAGCGCACCGAGGATGCCGCGCGGCTCTCGGCGCGCCACCAGTCGGCGCAGCGGATGCTGGTTGACAGCCGTACAACGCTGGCCAGATCCGAGGCCGAGGCGGCGCGGGCGCGCGAAACGGTCGAGGCCGCGGCCGAGGCGCAGGAGCGGGCGGCCGAGACCTGGGAAGAGGCGGCGGCGGCGCAGGAAGAGGCGCAGGAGCGCGCCGAGGCCGCCGAGGAGGCGCTGGTGCAGGCCGACGAGGCGCGGGCCGAGGCGCAGTCGCGCGAGGCGGAGGCGCGGGCGCAGCGGTCGGCCGCCGAGGGCGAGGCCAATGCGCTGCGGGCCGAGGTGGCGGCGCTGGCGCGGCTCGTCGACCGCGAGGCGCAGGCGGGTAGCCAGCTTCTCGACCGCATTCAGGTCGAGCCGGGCTTCGAGGCGGCCCTCGGCGCCGCGCTGTCCGACGATCTGCGCGCGCCCGAGGTGGCGGCGGACGCGCCCTCCGGCTGGGCCGCGCTGCCCGATTATGACGAGACGGCCCCGCTGCCGGCGGGCGCCGAGCCGCTGGCGCCGCATGTGGGCGTGCCCGAGGTGCTGCGCCGCCGGATCGGCCAGATCGGCCTCGTCGGCCGCGAGGCGGGGGCCGCGCTTCAGCCGCTGCTGCAACCGGGGCAGCGGCTGGTGAGCCTTGCGGGCGATCTGTGGCGCTGGGACGGGTTCCGCGCGGGTGCCGAGGATGCGCCCTCGGCCGCGGCGCTGCGGCTGAAGCAGCTGAACCGGCTGGTGGCGCTGAAGCGCGATCTCGAGGAGGTGGCGGCCCGCGCCGAGGGGGCAAGGCAGGCGCACGAGGCGCTGCAGGCCCGGCTCGCGCAGCTCACCCGCGCCGATCAGGAGGCCCGCGAGGCCCGCCGCGCCGCCGATGCGCGCGTGACCGAGGCGAGCCGTGCGGCGGCCCGCGCCGAGGCGGACCGTTCGATCTCGGGCGGCAAGCTCGAATCGGCGCGGCTCGCGGTGAAGCGCTACGAGGACGAGGCGATGGAGGCCCGCGCGCGGCTGCGCGAGGCGGAAGGCGTGGCCTCGGCGCTGCCGGATCTCGAGGCGGCGCGCGCGGGGCTCGAGGATCTGAAGATGGCGGTCGAGGCCGCGCGCATCGCGATGATGTCGCGCCGCTCGCTGCATGACGAGCTGCGCCGCGAGGGCGAGGCGCGGGTCAAGCGGCGGCAGGAGGTGACGAAGGACCTTTCGGGCTGGAAGCACCGGCTGGAGACCGCCGAGAAGCGCAGCGCCGAACTGGCCGAGCGCAAGGCCGAGACCGAGGAGGCGCTGCGCGAGGCCGCCGAGGCGCCCGAGGAGATCGCCGCCCGCCGGGAGGAGCTGGCAGAAGCGATCGAGGCCGCCGAGGAGCGCCGCGCCCGCGCCTCCGATGCGCTGGCCTCGGCCGAGGCGGCGCTCCGCGCCGCGCAGGAGGCCGAGCGCGAGGCCGAGCGTCAGGCGGGCGAGAGCCGCGAGGCGCGCGCCCGGGCCGAGGCCCGCGCCGATGCCGCGACCGAGGCGCTGCAGCTGGCGGCCGAGCGGATCCGCGAGGAGACGGAGCGGACACCGCAGCAGTTGCTCGAGGCGCTGGCGGTCGATCCCGAGCGGATCCCCACGGTCGAGGCGCTCGAGACCGATGTCGGGCGGCTCAAGCGGCAGCGCGAGGCGCTGGGGGCGGTGAACCTGCGCGCCGAGGAGGATGCGCAGGCGGTCCAGACCGAGCATGACACGCTGAAGGCCGAGAAGACCGACCTCGAAGAGGCGGTCAAGAAGCTGCGCGCGGGCATCCAGGGCCTGAACCGCGAGGGGCGCGAGCGGCTTCTGACCGCCTTCGAGCAGGTGAATGCGAGCTTCGGCACGCTCTTCACTCATCTCTTCGGCGGCGGCGAGGCGCGGCTCGTGATGGTCGAGAGCGACGATCCGCTGGAAGCGGGGCTCGAGATCATGTGCCAGCCGCCGGGCAAGAAGCTCTCGACGCTCTCGCTGCTCTCGGGGGGCGAGCAGACGCTGACGGCGCTGGCGCTGATCTTCGCGGTCTTCCTCGCGAACCCCGCGCCGATCTGCGTGCTCGACGAGGTGGATGCGCCGCTCGACGATGCGAACGTCACCCGCTTCTGCGACCTGCTGGACGAGATGACCCGGCGCACCGAGACGCGCTTTCTCATCATCACCCACCATGCGGTGACGATGGCGCGGATGGACCGGCTGTTCGGCGTGACCATGGCCGAGCAGGGGGTGAGCCAGCTCGTTTCGGTCGATCTCAAGCGGGCCGAGGCGCTGGTGGCCTGA